From a region of the Babesia bovis T2Bo chromosome 1, whole genome shotgun sequence genome:
- a CDS encoding putative ATP-dependent RNA helicase DDX47 has translation MLYVKQISIHFLVLDVKHYNTDHSKIMSSQDSDSEGVDALEDFKARLQAPSTKQHMQTETQSNEASTTTTFQSLGVCPELCKACQSMGWQAPTPIQMAAIPHALNGRDVIGLAVTGSGKTGAFTIPVLHHLLEDVQRIYCVVLAPSRELCEQIAEQFRALSSSIALQVCVIIGGVDMVHQASALAKRPHVIVASPGRLADHVENTKGFSLSTVKKLVIDEADRLLSQDFDEELDKIIHAMPTERQTFLFSATMTKKLSKLQKMALKDPISVQVDDKYSTAENLDQRFLLVPQKYKYTYLAALLWYYATRTAIVFCKTCDGAQRCAAYLKGLKFTTVCLHGKMTQADRSRALQIFKTGSVNILVATEVGGRGLDLPMVELVINFDIPECSKDYIHRVGRTARAGRSGLALTVVTQYDVELFQRIELALNKKLEEFTDLDEDTALAKHALCAESLRRVQSEKLNHKGRTNTNKRVSKFQAKYEAAKRKRL, from the exons ATGCTGTATGTAAAGCAAATCAGTATCCACTTTTTGGTACTTGACGTTAAACACTATAACACAGATCATAGCAAAATAATGTCGAGTCAAGACAGCGACTCAGAAGGCGTGGATGCCTTGGAGGACTTCAAAGCACGACTACAGGCACCGTCCACCAAACAGCATATGCAAACCGAGACGCAGTCAAATGAAGCTTCAACGACCACGACTTTCCAGTCGCTGGGAGTGTGCCCGGAATTATGCAAGGCGTGCCAGTCCATGGGATGGCAGGCACCCACCCCTATACAAATGGCCGCCATACCACATGCACTTAATGGCCGAGATGTGATCGGCCTTGCTGTGACGGGCTCAGGGAAGACTGGCGCATTCACAATACCAGTGCTGCATCACCTGCTCGAAGATGTACAAAGGATATATTGTGTTGTGCTCGCACCCAGCAGGGAGCTCTGTGAACAAATTGCCGAACAGTTCCGAGCACTGAGCAGCTCTATCGCATTGCAGGTCTGTGTCATCATAGGTGGAGTGGACATGGTACATCAAGCATCGGCATTGGCAAAGCGACCTCACGTCATTGTGGCATCACCCGGCAGGTTAGCTGACCATGTGGAAAATACAAAGGGATTCTCTTTGTCCACAGTCAAAAAGCTGGTTATCGATGAGGCAGACCGCCTCCTATCGCAAGATTTCGATGAAGAACTAGATAAAATCATACAC GCAATGCCCACCGAGAGGCAGACGTTCCTGTTCTCCGCAACTATGACAAAGAAACTAAGCAAACTGCAGAAAATGGCGCTGAAGGATCCCATATCA GTACAAGTAGATGATAAGTATAGTACTGCAGAGAACCTGGACCAGCGTTTCTTACTCGTGCCCCAAAAATACAAGTACACATATTTGGCTGCACTACTGTGGTACTATGCGACACGCACTGCCATAGTATTCTGCAAGACCTGCGACGGCGCCCAGAGGTGCGCTGCGTATCTCAAGGGACTGAAATTCACAACT GTATGCTTGCATGGGAAAATGACACAGGCCGACCGTTCCAGAGCCCTGCAAATATTCAAAACAG GCTCAGTAAACATTCTAGTTGCAACCGAAGTCGGTGGACGTGGATTAGATCTGCCCATGGTCGAACTTGTAATCAATTTCGATATCCCAGAGTGCTCCAAAGActatatacacagggttGGACGCACTGCACGAGCGGGAAGGTCAGGGTTGGCCTTGACAGTAGTCACACA GTATGATGTCGAACTGTTCCAACGCATAGAACTGGCACTCAACAAGAAACTAGAGGAATTCACG GATCTGGACGAAGACACTGCTCTGGCAAAGCATGCTCTCTGTGCCGAGTCCCTACGTAGGGTACAGTCTGAAAAATTGAATCACAAGGGAAGAACGAACACCAACAAACGAGTTAGCAAGTTCCAAGCAAAATACGAAGCAGCAAAACGCAAAAGACTATAA
- a CDS encoding spherical body protein 3 yields MRRFLLVALLAATAAAQVVDENVDNYQHELDDNYMPVFTEKQLENPVIVPLDITSGIHEETYNAKSFMSKDGKIMSTVFHAPSDALFKAINHGVTTIFNPETFLSYKVIVDYVDKEAYYVRIFGIVKRGVYGVRYLINTNDGFVKVSRAEYNRHRAQYSTPYTLDLCAQKSELLEKNIVEEHPESPQEFTSYQPQFNYHINEVVAGPVKLCEFDPAKAGTGMKVMTYNFDGKKYCVVQAVNIDGGMEEHVFVETEEGFTRISDRQRDGFFTPASEETTTSSEETDEDGCGATDDQPDQEGVINYTQLTPPSQHISKMFSQLQFLKVNIRQSPRENGPWTRTTYQNGNGCHETMITAQQGYVIYRLVDNSRLIWERPGLALTNATLMNNLNGEEFLQLEVLAEDGSSFNYYFSKYDDKWHPITRERARELANPNKIGTVEEKIHLKCPDLSQHDLDRLKCTTSLPFDTTIDCHYAWLTDSVSEGAMLTRKLCTAMDEYYSFNSFITARDVIMDLKDQYRSTQAIHYKAVGLELLGFNAFDLNTGRCSLQFYLRRENRWIRIDQAVFYQRINDVLEFIFLKRRQAANGTDLSDDAVLNDEMANYVLSAMHTFQHRDIDTDLPMKHEYDSHTGGYNVGKNLPHDRECSGSTECHCPCKCKCTCNQTAAEKNAALEHISLELHCKQDNRYKIHAVTGRDGSTRINFKPSEGYKFAEITEGGILIFKNPEFNITDAIIDISTDGQYFLQVLGFDHKGEQHIYYLYKAKKAHTFTEVCRRTYVSMRYRTMTRTAVNVNSHNTGNPNLIRFRSRHYGKVQSFVPRYNCIIDRVHHENTTIWTYDELNPEVILRVVTFVRDNIRGVLLQLIDYESREVDRLYLNTNPQTNEYVPFLHKGEMFSLFKTYLLNRRTGLPGFRTYRENDIDWTREILPGSHDHNRIHSKRYIAPSAYDVSEYLLRKEEEEETCPCKEKEAELARRKAREDLNGMSAEEVAKKAAIEAKHVHMQNVKDNSYYSGVPLTLSNVVHKEGVVWDSNGTGEVCLDYRKFDKGQYRLVECDIMTPDGRVEVRYFMNTHNGRGHYKEVELCRVGMDV; encoded by the coding sequence ATGAGGCGCTTCTTGTTGGTGGCGTTGTTGGCTGCCACGGCAGCGGCCCAGGTGGTCGACGAAAATGTGGACAATTATCAGCATGAGTTGGATGACAACTACATGCCAGTTTTCACAGAGAAGCAGCTGGAGAACCCTGTCATTGTTCCCCTTGACATTACCAGCGGCATCCACGAGGAGACTTACAATGCTAAGAGTTTCATGAGCAAGGACGGAAAGATCATGAGCACTGTTTTCCATGCTCCTTCTGATGCTCTTTTCAAGGCCATTAACCATGGTGTAACAACCATTTTCAACCCGGAAACTTTCCTTTCCTACAAGGTCATCGTTGACTACGTTGACAAGGAGGCATACTACGTTCGTATCTTCGGTATTGTCAAGCGTGGTGTTTACGGTGTGAGGTACCTTATTAACACTAACGATGGTTTCGTTAAGGTTTCCCGTGCCGAATACAACAGACACCGTGCCCAATACAGCACTCCTTACACTCTTGATCTCTGTGCTCAGAAGAGTGAGCTTTTGGAGAAGAACATCGTTGAGGAGCACCCAGAGTCTCCTCAAGAGTTCACTTCTTACCAGCCTCAGTTCAACTACCACATCAACGAAGTTGTTGCTGGTCCGGTTAAATTGTGCGAGTTCGATCCCGCCAAGGCCGGTACTGGTATGAAGGTTATGACTTACAACTTCGACGGAAAGAAGTACTGTGTTGTTCAGGCAGTAAACATTGACGGTGGTATGGAGGAACACGTTTTCGTTGAAACTGAAGAGGGTTTCACTCGTATTTCCGACCGCCAGAGAGACGGTTTCTTTACCCCTGCTAGTGAGGAGACCACCACATCATCAGAGGAGACCGATGAGGACGGTTGCGGCGCTACCGACGATCAGCCTGACCAAGAAGGTGTGATCAATTACACCCAGCTCACCCCTCCATCTCAACACATTTCTAAGATGTTCTCCCAATTGCAGTTCCTTAAGGTTAACATTCGCCAGTCACCTAGGGAGAACGGTCCTTGGACCCGCACTACTTACCAAAACGGTAATGGTTGCCACGAAACCATGATTACCGCTCAGCAAGGTTACGTTATTTACAGGTTGGTAGACAACAGCAGACTTATATGGGAGCGCCCCGGTCTTGCTCTTACCAACGCTACCCTCATGAACAACCTCAATGGTGAAGAGTTCCTTCAGCTTGAGGTTCTTGCTGAGGACGGTTCCTCATTCAACTACTACTTCTCCAAGTACGATGACAAGTGGCACCCGATTACTAGGGAGCGCGCTAGGGAACTTGCCAACCCCAACAAGATTGGTACCGTTGAGGAAAAGATCCACCTCAAGTGCCCCGATTTGAGCCAGCATGATCTTGACAGGCTGAAGTGCACCACCTCACTTCCTTTTGACACCACCATTGACTGCCACTATGCTTGGTTGACTGACTCCGTCTCTGAGGGTGCTATGTTGACCAGGAAGCTCTGTACCGCCATGGACGAGTACTACAGTTTCAACTCCTTCATTACTGCACGTGATGTTATTATGGACCTCAAGGATCAGTACCGTTCCACCCAGGCCATACACTACAAGGCCGTTGGTCTCGAGCTTTTGGGTTTCAACGCTTTCGACTTGAACACCGGTAGGTGCTCCCTCCAATTCTACTTGAGACGTGAGAACCGCTGGATCCGTATTGACCAGGCTGTGTTCTACCAGCGTATCAACGATGTATTGGAATTCATTTTCTTGAAGAGGAGGCAGGCGGCCAACGGCACTGACCTAAGTGACGACGCCGTTCTCAACGACGAAATGGCTAACTACGTCCTCAGCGCTATGCACACCTTCCAGCACCGTGACATCGACACTGACCTTCCAATGAAGCACGAGTACGACTCTCACACTGGTGGTTACAATGTTGGTAAGAACCTTCCTCATGACCGTGAGTGCTCTGGTTCAACTGAGTGCCACTGCCCATGCAAGTGCAAGTGTACCTGCAACCAGACCGCAGCTGAGAAGAACGCCGCTCTTGAGCACATCTCCCTTGAGCTCCACTGCAAGCAGGATAATCGTTACAAGATCCACGCTGTCACCGGTCGTGACGGTTCCACTAGGATCAACTTTAAGCCATCTGAAGGATACAAGTTTGCCGAAATCACTGAGGGCGGTATTCTCATTTTCAAGAACCCCGAATTCAACATTACTGACGCTATCATTGACATATCAACCGATGGTCAGTACTTCCTCCAAGTTTTGGGTTTCGACCACAAAGGAGAGCAGCACATTTACTACCTCTACAAGGCTAAAAAGGCACACACCTTCACCGAAGTTTGCCGTCGCACATACGTTTCTATGCGTTACAGGACCATGACCAGAACCGCTGTGAACGTCAACAGCCACAACACTGGTAACCCCAACCTCATTCGCTTCAGGTCCAGGCACTACGGTAAAGTCCAGTCCTTCGTGCCTCGTTACAACTGCATTATTGACCGTGTTCACCACGAGAACACTACCATCTGGACCTACGACGAACTCAACCCTGAGGTCATTCTCCGTGTTGTCACCTTTGTCCGTGACAACATCCGTGGTGTCTTGCTCCAGTTGATTGACTACGAATCCAGGGAGGTTGACAGGCTTTACCTCAACACTAACCCTCAAACCAACGAGTACGTTCCATTCTTGCACAAGGGTGAAATGTTCTCTCTTTTCAAGACATACTTGCTGAACAGGCGTACTGGTCTCCCCGGTTTCAGGACATACAGGGAGAACGACATCGACTGGACCCGTGAGATTCTTCCAGGTTCCCACGACCACAACCGTATCCACAGCAAGAGATACATTGCTCCATCTGCCTACGATGTTTCTGAATACTTGTTGCGTAAGGAGGAGGAAGAAGAAACCTGCCCATGCAAGGAGAAGGAAGCTGAGTTGGCCAGAAGGAAGGCTAGGGAAGATCTTAATGGTATGAGTGCTGAGGAAGTCGCCAAGAAGGCCGCCATTGAGGCCAAGCACGTCCACATGCAGAACGTTAAGGACAACTCCTACTACAGCGGCGTCCCACTTACCTTGAGCAACGTTGTTCACAAGGAGGGTGTTGTATGGGATTCTAATGGTACCGGTGAGGTTTGCCTTGACTACAGGAAGTTCGACAAGGGTCAATACCGTCTTGTTGAGTGTGACATCATGACTCCTGATGGTCGTGTTGAGGTCAGGTACTTCATGAACACTCACAACGGCAGAGGTCACTACAAGGAAGTTGAGCTTTGCAGGGTTGGTATGGACGTGTAA
- a CDS encoding cAMP-dependent protein kinase, giving the protein MDWMKLLSKQLKPPIVPRVSGLSDTTNYMQYPDDWRAHDARITRSQQDEYFSDF; this is encoded by the coding sequence ATGGATTGGATGAAATTGCTCAGTAAGCAGTTGAAGCCTCCTATAGTACCACGTGTATCTGGTTTATCAGACACTACTAACTATATGCAGTATCCAGATGACTGGCGTGCGCATGATGCGCGTATAACGAGGTCACAACAAGATGAATACTTTAGCGACTTTTAG
- a CDS encoding putative ATP-dependent RNA helicase DDX47, protein MPWRTSKHDYRHRPPNSICKPRRSQMKLQRPRLSSRWECARNYARRASPWDGRHPTPIQMAAIPHALNGRDVIGLAVTGSGKTGAFTIPVLHHLLEDVQRIYCVVLAPSRELCEQIAEQFRALSSSIALQVCVIIGGVDMVHQASALAKRPHVIVASPGRLADHVENTKGFSLSTVKKLVIDEADRLLSQDFDEELDKIIHAMPTERQTFLFSATMTKKLSKLQKMALKDPISVQVDDKYSTAENLDQRFLLVPQKYKYTYLAALLWYYATRTAIVFCKTCDGAQRCAAYLKGLKFTTVCLHGKMTQADRSRALQIFKTGSVNILVATEVGGRGLDLPMVELVINFDIPECSKDYIHRVGRTARAGRSGLALTVVTQYDVELFQRIELALNKKLEEFTDLDEDTALAKHALCAESLRRVQSEKLNHKGRTNTNKRVSKFQAKYEAAKRKRL, encoded by the exons ATGCCTTGGAGGACTTCAAAGCACGACTACAGGCACCGTCCACCAAACAGCATATGCAAACCGAGACGCAGTCAAATGAAGCTTCAACGACCACGACTTTCCAGTCGCTGGGAGTGTGCCCGGAATTATGCAAGGCGTGCCAGTCCATGGGATGGCAGGCACCCAACCCCTATACAAATGGCCGCCATACCACATGCACTTAATGGCCGAGATGTGATCGGCCTTGCTGTGACGGGCTCAGGGAAGACTGGCGCATTCACAATACCAGTGCTGCATCACCTGCTCGAAGATGTACAAAGGATATATTGTGTTGTGCTCGCACCCAGCAGGGAGCTCTGTGAACAAATTGCCGAACAGTTCCGAGCACTGAGCAGCTCTATCGCATTGCAGGTCTGTGTCATCATAGGTGGAGTGGACATGGTACATCAAGCATCGGCATTGGCAAAGCGACCTCACGTCATTGTGGCATCACCCGGCAGGTTAGCTGACCATGTGGAAAATACAAAGGGATTCTCTTTGTCCACAGTCAAAAAGCTGGTTATCGATGAGGCAGACCGCCTCCTATCGCAAGATTTCGATGAAGAACTAGATAAAATCATACAC GCAATGCCCACCGAGAGGCAGACGTTCCTGTTCTCCGCAACTATGACAAAGAAACTAAGCAAACTGCAGAAAATGGCGCTGAAGGATCCCATATCA GTACAAGTAGATGATAAGTATAGTACTGCAGAGAACCTGGACCAGCGTTTCTTACTCGTGCCCCAAAAATACAAGTACACATATTTGGCTGCACTACTGTGGTACTATGCGACACGCACTGCCATAGTATTCTGCAAGACCTGCGACGGCGCCCAGAGGTGCGCTGCGTATCTCAAGGGACTGAAATTCACAACT GTATGCTTGCATGGGAAAATGACACAGGCCGACCGTTCCAGAGCCCTGCAAATATTCAAAACAG GCTCAGTAAACATTCTAGTTGCAACCGAAGTCGGTGGACGTGGATTAGATCTGCCCATGGTCGAACTTGTAATCAATTTCGATATCCCAGAGTGCTCCAAAGActatatacacagggttGGACGCACTGCACGAGCGGGAAGGTCAGGGTTGGCCTTGACAGTAGTCACACA GTATGATGTCGAACTGTTCCAACGCATAGAACTGGCACTCAACAAGAAACTAGAGGAATTCACG GATCTGGACGAAGACACTGCTCTGGCAAAGCATGCTCTCTGTGCCGAGTCCCTACGTAGGGTACAGTCTGAAAAATTGAATCACAAGGGAAGAACGAACACCAACAAACGAGTTAGCAAGTTCCAAGCAAAATACGAAGCAGCAAAACGCAAAAGACTATAA
- a CDS encoding putative Small nuclear ribonucleoprotein Sm D2 produces the protein MSTTEDKDCPSGPLSVLEACVRDNSQVLINCRSNRKLLGRVKAFDRHFNMILTDVREMWTEVSGGGGKKKYMNKDRYISRLFLRGDSVVVVLSNPK, from the exons ATGTCGACTACAGAGGACAAGGATTGTCCATCCGGACCTTTATCGGTCTTGGAAGCTTGTGTTCGGGACAATTCACAGGTTTTGATTAACTGCCGTAGCAACCGGAAGTTGCTGGGTAGA GTTAAGGCATTTGACCGTCATTTTAATATGATTTTGACTGATGTGCGTGAGATGTGGACTGAAGTCAGTGGCGGTGGTGGCAAGAAGAAATACATGAACAAGGATCGTTACATCTCTCGTCTATTTTTGCGTGGCGATTCAGTTGTAGTCGTGCTTAGCAACCCAAAATAA
- a CDS encoding vacuolar protein sorting-associated protein 11, whose protein sequence is METARRFHFFEKHLICAFSEDRAPVVFESVVDSAGDDDYLWILESSGRVNALYRPHNDVNSRDMLLCHSSKAFEFEGFRLFACHDASSLIIVGKDEESDSMLKFNTYKVSSQHILYGTDILQFVQSVPVFLPSQGLELDNIQTIAVSSCTNLAAVGTANGTVYLYYNYLSASSDGSCSSHTLTSLRLSDFSRDRTTGYIRSIHICLLGSGIFGLNVCCEDVVFSFRLDPKPELLSMQLIESSFESSCTLGSGQFGVFKSGGMIDIYNSDGSIISRLKGNGRCTSMTGYKGYIAIASVDCKGSLDSSYSTTLVAIHCRVPGMDFIAYSQHIPIVFRFELALGSLFVLARSGSSSSLILFELREKGIYDRLQILIRKRLFAWAISTATLEHRPISECEEIHKIHANWLYDKGRYDGAVDAYCKAGSSVEPGYVLARLTPLTSKLYLYKYLINLHERGKATSIHTIVLMRVLQSLFEDSSNNVASSDSTSDAAITSHDCHELLSRFLSTFGESEKDSIREALYDCRSSGGFNFARAVALAQQNHNEYIDILVEDFHDYGATLDYLQSTSTQVTCNAILKHGRRLVRHNPGAILSFIRRIGDSMPKNNCSFLEAFVPTFCMEDLFLTDMLGSYVDNNSLLIFSTRLHLLLDQYAGFQISASRDLTTDLHLGSGSTSGTHLDSRSGTCGTPLDNNDASMAVCPNTIPGGATISSDAKYTDSGSLSGNFDTAVLEDRLWKLLNGNTQLAGHQLIALLLCLVYNYQRGANSMAIKMGYYHLPLVLAGMRDDGVDTNTFDLLNHALSYGYNEPTLWVGTLSLLLSSPNDISELLRVALQHIQTHNLLSFASVLTILQRNSHLRFGDVKDYLRREFRQIGDLLHEYERDISQDKADCQQMNRDLQRLQHSYVVINNSNCSRCELCLEMPSLHFYCQHSFHTYCIGSDGLCPKCGPIANEGGYGVDSQKRLEHQDNFFKFLSGATDPFVYMTQQLEWFAFSQA, encoded by the exons ATGGAAACTGCCCGTAGGTTTCACTTTTTTGAGAAGCATTTGATATGTGCATTCTCGGAGG ACCGGGCTCCTGTTGTTTTTGAGAGTGTCGTGGATTCTGCTGGCGACGATGATTATCTATGGATATTGGAATCTTCAGGGCGAGTGAACGCTTTATATAGACCTCACAATGACGTAAATTCGCGTGATATGCTTTTATGTCATTCCTCAAAAGCATTTGAATTTGAGGGATTTCGTCTTTTTGCTTGCCATGATGCATCGTCATTAATCATAGTAGG GAAAGATGAAGAATCTGATTCTATGCTCAAGTTTAATACCTACAAGGTCTCATCGCAGcacattttatatggaactgatatattgcaatttgTACAGTCCGTACCTGTCTTTTTACCTTCCCAAGGTTTAGAGTTGGATAATATCCAGACAATTGCAGTATCTTCGTGTACTAACTTAGCCGCC GTTGGCACAGCCAATGGGActgtatatctatattacaACTATTTATCTGCATCTTCTGATGGTTCCTGTTCGTCTCACACGCTGACTTCACTAAG GTTATCTGATTTTAGCCGTGATCGTACTACTGGCTATATACGTTCAATCCACATTTGTCTTCTTGGTTCCGGTATTTTCGGTCTTAATGTTTGTTGTGAGGATGTTGTGTTTTCATTTAGGTTGGACCCCAAGCCTGAGCTGCTTAGTATGCAGCTCATAGAATCATCTTTTGAATCCTCATGCACTTTGGGCAGTGGTCAATTTGGCGTATTTAAGTCTGGCGGCATGATTGACATTTATAATTCTGATGGCTCCATTATATCTCGTTTGAAGGGTAACGGCCGTTGTACTTCAATGACTGGTTACAAGGGTTACATTGCTATAGCATCAGTTGACTGCAAGGGTTCTCTTGATAGTTCTTATTCCACTACTTTGGTTGCTATTCATTGTCGCGTTCCTGGTATGGATTTCATCGCATATTCTCAGCACATTCCTATAGTTTTTAGATTTGAGCTTGCTCTTGGTTCTTTGTTTGTGTTGGCACGGTCGGGTTCCAGTTCATCACTGATATTATTTGAGTTGCGTGAGAAGGGTATATATGACCGTTTGCAGATACTCATTCGTAAGCGTTTATTTGCTTGGGCTATATCCACAGCAACCTTAGAGCATCGTCCTATTTCGGAATGCGAGGAGATTCACAAGATCCATGCCAATTGGCTTTATGACAAGGGTCGTTATGACGGTGCTGTTGATGCTTACTGCAAGGCTGGATCATCGGTTGAGCCTGGGTATGTGCTCGCTCGCTTAACTCCATTGACCTCTAAGCTATACCTTTACAAGTACTTGATAAATTTACATGAGCGTGGTAAGGCCACTAGCATTCACACGATTGTGCTGATGAGGGTTTTGCAATCTTTGTTTGAGGACAGTTCAAACAATGTGGCATCGTCGGACTCAACTTCAGATGCTGCAATTACCTCCCACGACTGCCATGAGTTGCTATCACGGTTTTTGTCTACTTTTGGCGAATCTGAGAAGGATTCAATTCGTGAGGCTTTATATGATTGCCGATCCTCTGGTGGTTTTAATTTTGCTCGTGCTGTAGCTCTTGCTCAGCAAAACCACAATGAGTACATTGACATATTGGTGGAGGACTTTCACGACTACGGTGCTACACTGGACTACCTGCAGTCTACTAGCACCCAGGTAACTTGTAACGCCATTTTAAAGCACGGCAGGCGCCTTGTTAGGCACAATCCTGGTGCCATTTTATCCTTTATCCGTCGTATAGGTGATTCTATGCCTAAGAATAATTGCAGTTTTCTTGAAGCGTTCGTTCCTACCTTTTGTATGGAGGACCTTTTTCTTACTGACATGCTTGGTTCGTATGTCGATAACAATTCtttgttgatattttcCACTCGCCTTCACCTTTTGCTTGATCAGTATGCTGGTTTCCAGATTTCTGCAAGTCGTGACCTTACAACTGATTTACATTTGGGTAGTGGTTCCACCAGTGGAACACACCTCGATAGCCGTTCGGGTACTTGTGGAACACCTCTGGACAATAATGATGCCAGTATGGCTGTATGTCCAAACACAATTCCGGGTGGTGCTACTATCTCTTCTGATGCTAAGTACACTGATTCAGGCTCACTATCTGGTAATTTTGACACTGCGGTTCTGGAGGATCGACTATGGAAGTTGCTTAATGGCAACACTCAGTTGGCTGGTCACCAGCTTATAGCTTTGTTGCTGTGCCTGGTGTATAATTATCAGCGTGGTGCTAATTCCATGGCTATTAAGATGGGTTACTATCACCTTCCTTTGGTGCTTGCCGGTATGCGTGATGACGGTGTTGACACCAATACGTTTGACCTATTGAACCATGCTTTAAGTTATGGTTACAATGAGCCAACGCTTTGGGTTGGTACTCTGTCCTTGTTACTATCATCTCCCAATGACATTTCGGAGTTGTTGCGCGTTGCTCTTCAGCACATTCAGACTCACAACTTGTTGAGTTTCGCTAGTGTGTTGACTATTCTTCAGCGCAACTCTCATTTGCGCTTTGGTGATGTAAAG GACTACTTGCGTCGAGAATTCCGCCAGATTGGTGATTTGTTGCATGAGTATGAGCGTGACATAAGTCAGGACAAGGCTGACTGTCAGCAGATGAACCGCGACTTGCAGCGTTTGCAGCATTCTTACGTTGTGATTAACAACAGTAACTGCTCTCGTTGTGAGTTATGTCTTGAGATGCCATCACTACACTTTTACTGCCAGCATTCATTTCACACTTACTGCATTGGCAGTGATGGCTTATGTCCCAAGTGTGGACCCATAGCCAATGAGGGCGGG TATGGCGTGGACTCACAGAAGCGTCTGGAGCATCAGGATAACTTTTTTAAGTTTTTGAGTGGTGCTACTGACCCGTTTGTTTACATGACGCAGCAGTTGGAGTGGTTTGCATTTTCCCAGGCTTAA
- a CDS encoding Signal peptidase peptidase S26 family protein, which translates to MLGINLSCAKDIGRTLVYTFCSAHVITKYAVDVTLTQGPSMVPTIDESRAIAFFVRPHLLRILRGSPVPIYRDGDIVIAKSPTNATRRICKRVVVISPEHRGDIMVPEGHVWLEGDNKSNSLDSRYYGAVSSHLLLGRVFLVISQSTGVSVL; encoded by the exons ATGCTGGGTATTAATTTATCTTGTGCTAAGGACATCGGTCGCACATTGGTTTATACATTTTGTTCGGCTCACGTGATAACTAAATATGCAGTGGATGTTACTTTG ACTCAGGGTCCTAGTATGGTCCCTACTATAGATGAATCACGTGCCATTGCATTTTTTGTTCGTCCACATTTACTGCGTATATTGCGTGGCAGTCCCGTTCCAATATACCGTGACGGTGACATTGTGATTGCCAAATCGCCTACAAATGCCACTCGTCGTATTTGCAAGCGTGTCGTTGTAATTTCACCTGAGCATCGTGGTGACATTATGGTTCCTGAGGGCCACGTGTGGTTAGAAGGTGACAACAAGT CGAACTCCCTTGACAGTCGATACTACGGCGCCGTATCATCTCACTTGTTGCTGGGTCGTGTATTTCTGGTTATATCGCAAAGTACCGGGGTCAGCGTACTCTAA
- a CDS encoding ATP-dependent Clp protease adaptor protein ClpS family protein: MLRRPYTQLLRGLHIATLLLAALGTLDTQSWNSFSSGILVQRVKHPYLGTKVKAQASSTPAAQLGTYVHKKEEQSKLRQTIESIKEDAVASMDDQTKQERKEETTAWRVVIYNDDIHSIPYVTESIADAIPQISREVAHTITMEAHSTGQATVLRTWQRKAELYCIELQKRGLTACAIHDTCPKQN; encoded by the exons ATGCTACGCCGGCCATATACACAACTCTTAAGAGGGCTACACATCGCAACGCTTTTATTAGCCGCTTTGGGTACATTAGACACGCAATCGTGGAATTCATTTAGCAGTGGAATCTTAGTCCAAAGAGTTAAACACCCATACCTAGGAACCAAA GTAAAAGCACAGGCGTCATCTACACCTGCTGCCCAATTGGGTACTTATGTACACAAGAAAGAAGAACAAAGTAAATTAAG GCAAACAATAGAATCCATCAAGGAAGACGCTGTCGCCAGTATGGATGACCAAACCAAACAAGAAAGGAAGGAAGAAACAACTGCTTGGCGTGTAGTAATCTATAATGACGATATACACAG CATCCCTTATGTCACGGAATCAATCGCAGATGCCATACCACAAATAAGTAGAGAAGTGGCACATACAATCACTATGGAAGCGCATAGCACAGGACAAGCAACGGTGTTGCGAACCTGGCAACGGAAGGCTGAGCTCTACTGTATAG AACTGCAGAAACGAGGTTTAACAGCTTGCGCAATACATGATACATGCCCAAAGCAGAATTAA